The Anaerolineales bacterium region ACACAATATGCTTCCAAACAAACACCTCTAATGAATAAGTTCTAACCTACAGGTAACGCTGCAAGCCTTTTTCTTTCAAGGCTTCAATGACCTGGCGCACATCCTGAGCGCGCTCACGGCTGCAAATTAATAGCACATCTCCGGTATCTACGACCACCAGATCCTTGACGCCAACGGTAACGATGAGACGCTCGGCTGTGTTGCTGGCGCCGTGCACGAGTGAATTGTGGCTGTCGAGATCATGGTGGTGCGGGTGCAGGGCCAGGTTGCCGTTGCCGTCCGCCGGCAGCACTTCAAAGAGCGAAGTCCACGAGCCGACATCGTTCCAGGCCAATTCCTTGGCGGGGATGACGGCCACGTTGGCGGCATGCTCCATAACGCCGTAGTCGATCGTCTGGGCCGCAATGCGCGGCCATTCATGCGCGATCACGTCTGCATAGTCGGCAGAGCCCATGGCGGCGGCCACTTTTTCAAGCGTGGCATGCAGATCGGGCATCTGCTCGGCAAACTCCTGCATGATGCGCGCAATGCTCCAGATGAACATGCCAGAATTCCAGGCGTGGTCACCGGCGGCCAGCATACCCTCCGCTTCCGGCTGGCTGGGTTTTTCTTTGAATCGCTTAACCTTGTGAGCCACAAAGCCGCCGAACTCGCCCAGGCTGTCACCCATTTGGATGTAGCCATATTGCGTAGCGGCGAAGGTGGGCTCAATGCCCAGCGTCACCAGCGGCCCGGTCTGCGCCAGGGCCACGGCGGCTTCCAGGTAACGATGGAAGCCGGCTTCGTTGGCGATGTAGTGGTCAGCGGTGAGCACGATCATCACCGCCTGCGGGTCACGCGCACCCAGGGCGGCGGCCGCCAGCCCGATGGCCGCGGCGGTGCCGCGCGGCTGCGGCTCGAGAATGTAATTCTCAGCGGGCAGCTCGGGCGCGTGGGTCTTGAGCTCGGCGGCCTGCTGCTGGCTGGTGACCACCAGGATGCGCTCGGGCGGCAGCAGCGCCCGCAGGCGCTGCACCGCGATCTGGAACAGGCTGCGCTCCTCGATCAGGGTGAGCATTTGCTTGGGCTTGGATTGGCGCGAGAGCGGCCACAGGCGTGTGCCGCCGCCGCCGGCCATGATGACCGCGTATGCATGCTGCAATGGAGTCTCAGCCATAACTGGCTCCCAGCTCGCGGGCGGCCACATAGGCCATGCCGCCCACATGCCGCACCAGGCCTTTGAGTTCCATAAGCGTAAGGGTAGAGGACACCTGCGCAATGGGCAAGGCGGCGCGGGCGCCGATCTCGTTCAGGTGCAGGGGCTCAGCGCCCAGCACACTATACAGAGCAGCTTCAGTGGCGTCAGCCGGCAGGGCCTGGCGCGCGTCTTTGTTCAGATCCATCGTTTCCAGGTTCAATACCTTCAATAGAGTTTCAAATTGCAGCAGCGGGTGCGCCCCGCGCTCGATCAGCAGGTTGCAGCCTTTGCTTTGCGGGGCGTAGATCGGGCCGGGCACGGCGAACACCTCGCGTCCCTGCTCGGCGGCAAAGCCGGCCGTGATCAGCGCCCCGCTGCGCTCGCCTGCCTCGATCACCACCACGGCCTGCGCCAGGCCGGAGATGATGCGGTTGCGCGGCGGAAAGTTGGCCGAGTCCGGCGGGGTGCCGAGCGCATAATCGCTCAGCACGGCGCCGCGCTGGGTCATCTCGTCTGCCAGGCGGTGATGAGCGACGGGATAGATGCTATCCAACCCATGCGCCACCACGCCCAGCGTGCGCCCGCCAGCCCGCAGGGCCGCGGTATGAGCGAAGCTATCCACACCTTTGGCCAGCCCGCTCACCACGGTGATGCCGCGCTGGGCCAGGAAGCTGGCCAGTTCCTCGGCCACCTGGCGGCCGTAAGTCGTTACCTGGCGGCTGCCAACGATCGCCACCGCCCACTCATCTTCGGGCAGCAGGTCACCACGCAGGTAGAGCACGGGTGGCGCCTGCTCCAACTCCCGCAGACGGCGCGGGTATTCGTCATCTTCCCACACCAGGGCGCGCACGCCGTGAGCGGCCAGCTGAGCCGGGATATGCTCCAACTGCAGGGTCTGGC contains the following coding sequences:
- a CDS encoding mannose-1-phosphate guanylyltransferase — its product is MAETPLQHAYAVIMAGGGGTRLWPLSRQSKPKQMLTLIEERSLFQIAVQRLRALLPPERILVVTSQQQAAELKTHAPELPAENYILEPQPRGTAAAIGLAAAALGARDPQAVMIVLTADHYIANEAGFHRYLEAAVALAQTGPLVTLGIEPTFAATQYGYIQMGDSLGEFGGFVAHKVKRFKEKPSQPEAEGMLAAGDHAWNSGMFIWSIARIMQEFAEQMPDLHATLEKVAAAMGSADYADVIAHEWPRIAAQTIDYGVMEHAANVAVIPAKELAWNDVGSWTSLFEVLPADGNGNLALHPHHHDLDSHNSLVHGASNTAERLIVTVGVKDLVVVDTGDVLLICSRERAQDVRQVIEALKEKGLQRYL
- the dprA gene encoding DNA-processing protein DprA, whose translation is MPDMNTYMDAERLSRIALTSVKNVGAVRFRRLLAAFGSAKAAWAATPAQWQAAGLPPAATAGLVQARQTLQLEHIPAQLAAHGVRALVWEDDEYPRRLRELEQAPPVLYLRGDLLPEDEWAVAIVGSRQVTTYGRQVAEELASFLAQRGITVVSGLAKGVDSFAHTAALRAGGRTLGVVAHGLDSIYPVAHHRLADEMTQRGAVLSDYALGTPPDSANFPPRNRIISGLAQAVVVIEAGERSGALITAGFAAEQGREVFAVPGPIYAPQSKGCNLLIERGAHPLLQFETLLKVLNLETMDLNKDARQALPADATEAALYSVLGAEPLHLNEIGARAALPIAQVSSTLTLMELKGLVRHVGGMAYVAARELGASYG